The following coding sequences lie in one Bacteroides helcogenes P 36-108 genomic window:
- a CDS encoding CdaR family protein, which yields MFERRNIQRIYLKIVRQVKDFLLSDKSREFFIFLFFFFIAGGFWLLQTLNNDYEAEFSVPVKLKGIPNNIVITSEPASELRIKVKDKGTVLLNYMLGKSFYPVTLDFSDYKGLDNYVRVLSSQYEKKILGQLNVSTRLLSMKPDTLEYYYSTGASKLVPVKLQGTVSAGRQYYLSDTIFHPDSVLVYAPANVLDTITVAYTQRVKLEDISDSLKQQVPLVSQKGVKFVPASIEMMLPVDIYTEKTVEVPLRGVNFPADKVLRAFPSKVQITFQVGLSRFRRIDANDFHVYVSYEDLIRLGSDKYTVKLKNIPKGVSHVRFNPEQVDFLIEQVSSNYGN from the coding sequence ATGTTTGAGCGTAGGAACATACAAAGAATATATTTAAAGATTGTCAGACAAGTGAAGGACTTCCTGCTCAGTGACAAGAGCAGGGAGTTCTTCATTTTTTTATTTTTCTTCTTTATTGCCGGCGGCTTCTGGTTGTTGCAAACTCTGAACAATGATTATGAAGCGGAATTTTCTGTGCCCGTAAAGTTGAAGGGAATCCCCAATAACATAGTTATCACTTCCGAGCCTGCTTCCGAACTGCGTATTAAGGTGAAAGATAAAGGTACGGTGCTTCTCAACTATATGTTGGGAAAGAGTTTCTATCCCGTTACTTTGGATTTTTCAGACTATAAGGGATTAGACAATTATGTAAGAGTGCTTTCTTCACAGTATGAGAAGAAAATTCTGGGGCAGTTGAACGTCTCTACCCGTTTGCTTTCGATGAAGCCGGATACATTGGAATATTACTATTCGACGGGGGCGTCCAAACTGGTTCCCGTAAAGCTTCAAGGGACAGTGAGCGCAGGTAGGCAATATTATCTTTCCGATACGATATTCCACCCTGATTCTGTTCTGGTATATGCTCCGGCAAATGTTCTGGACACTATAACCGTTGCTTATACCCAGCGCGTCAAACTGGAGGATATCTCTGATAGTTTGAAGCAGCAAGTGCCTTTGGTCAGTCAGAAAGGGGTAAAGTTTGTTCCTGCTTCCATTGAAATGATGCTTCCGGTAGATATTTATACGGAGAAGACGGTGGAAGTGCCGTTAAGAGGCGTGAACTTTCCGGCGGACAAGGTGCTGCGTGCATTCCCCTCTAAGGTTCAGATCACTTTTCAGGTTGGATTGAGTCGTTTTCGTAGGATTGATGCGAATGATTTTCACGTTTATGTTTCCTACGAAGACTTGATTCGTTTGGGCTCCGATAAATATACGGTGAAGTTGAAGAATATCCCGAAAGGTGTAAGCCATGTACGCTTCAATCCGGAGCAGGTTGATTTCCTGATAGAGCAAGTATCATCTAATTATGGCAATTAG
- the yajC gene encoding preprotein translocase subunit YajC produces the protein MNLMTVFFLQAPAAGAGGSMMWIMLIAMFVIMYFFMIRPQNKKQKEIANFRKSLQVNQKVITAGGIHGVIKEINDNDIVLEIASNVKIRIDKNSIFAAAADANSSQVAK, from the coding sequence ATGAACTTAATGACCGTATTTTTCTTGCAAGCTCCTGCGGCAGGCGCCGGTGGCAGCATGATGTGGATTATGCTGATAGCTATGTTTGTTATCATGTATTTCTTTATGATTCGCCCGCAGAACAAGAAACAGAAGGAGATAGCGAATTTCCGTAAATCATTACAGGTAAATCAGAAAGTAATTACTGCCGGTGGCATTCATGGCGTTATCAAGGAGATCAATGACAATGATATAGTTCTTGAAATAGCCTCTAATGTTAAGATCCGTATTGATAAGAATTCTATTTTTGCTGCGGCTGCCGATGCCAACAGCAGTCAGGTTGCTAAATAA
- the coaE gene encoding dephospho-CoA kinase (Dephospho-CoA kinase (CoaE) performs the final step in coenzyme A biosynthesis.): MAIRLGITGGIGSGKSLVCRLLETMGIPVYISDVETKKLMLADPFIHKELVTLLGEDVYAGGVLNKSLLASYLFSGPEHAKQVNGIIHPRVKDDFRRWVQFHASFSVVAIESAILIEAGFAGEVDVVVMVYAPEEVRIERAVRRDSSSHELIRKRIRSQMSDEEKRKQADFVIVNDGEAPLMPQVLALIASLSEKNGSVSEK; the protein is encoded by the coding sequence ATGGCAATTAGATTGGGTATAACAGGTGGTATCGGCAGTGGCAAAAGTTTAGTATGCCGGCTGCTGGAAACGATGGGGATTCCTGTTTACATATCAGACGTGGAAACCAAGAAATTAATGCTTGCAGATCCTTTTATACATAAAGAACTGGTTACATTGCTCGGTGAAGATGTATATGCGGGTGGAGTGTTGAATAAATCTTTGTTGGCATCCTATCTTTTCAGTGGGCCTGAGCATGCAAAACAAGTGAATGGCATTATTCATCCTCGTGTGAAAGATGACTTCAGGCGGTGGGTGCAATTTCATGCCTCCTTTTCGGTGGTAGCCATTGAGTCGGCCATATTGATTGAAGCCGGATTTGCAGGCGAAGTGGATGTGGTTGTCATGGTTTATGCGCCGGAGGAGGTTCGTATTGAACGTGCTGTCAGACGTGATTCGTCTTCGCACGAATTGATAAGGAAGCGCATACGCAGTCAGATGAGTGATGAAGAGAAACGTAAACAGGCGGATTTTGTAATTGTAAATGACGGAGAAGCTCCGTTAATGCCACAGGTTTTGGCTTTGATCGCCTCTTTGTCTGAGAAAAACGGTTCTGTTTCGGAAAAATAG
- a CDS encoding DUF5606 domain-containing protein produces MLKTILSISGKPGLYKLISQGKNMLIVESLADKKRFPAYGNEKIISLGDIAMYTDTEDVPLKEVLLAMKKKENGEAVVMDVKKATVGELQAYLEEVLPTFDRDRVYPSDIKKLISWYNLLVKSGITDFEDTPEEEEKEEKAE; encoded by the coding sequence ATGTTGAAGACTATTTTGTCTATTTCCGGTAAACCGGGATTGTATAAGCTCATCTCTCAGGGTAAGAATATGCTGATTGTGGAATCACTTGCTGACAAGAAGCGCTTTCCTGCTTATGGTAATGAGAAAATTATTTCGTTGGGTGATATTGCCATGTACACAGATACCGAGGACGTTCCTTTGAAGGAAGTGCTGCTTGCCATGAAGAAGAAGGAAAATGGAGAGGCGGTGGTAATGGATGTGAAAAAAGCCACCGTAGGAGAGCTTCAGGCATATTTGGAAGAAGTATTGCCGACGTTTGACCGTGACCGTGTATATCCTTCGGATATCAAGAAACTGATTTCCTGGTATAACCTGTTGGTAAAAAGTGGGATAACTGACTTTGAAGACACTCCGGAGGAAGAGGAGAAAGAAGAAAAGGCAGAATAA